A stretch of Caenorhabditis elegans chromosome IV DNA encodes these proteins:
- the C43F9.11 gene encoding Neuropeptide-Like Protein (Confirmed by transcript evidence), producing the protein MFLRAITAVLMYSTLGTCGPEKSDKEKPETSEQIDPSIYIRQGMMNGLGMGQHFGMGQNSMNQGEKSS; encoded by the exons atgttcttacGCGCGATAACAGCTGTTCTGATGTATTCAACATTG GGAACTTGTGGTCCTGAAAAATCCGATAAAGAAAAACCGGAAACCTCTGAACAAATTGATCCGTCAATCTACATTCGACAAGGCATGATGAATGGATTGGGAATGGGACAACATTTTGGAATGGGACAAAATTCAATGAATCAAGGTGAAAAATCTAGTTAA